The proteins below are encoded in one region of Belonocnema kinseyi isolate 2016_QV_RU_SX_M_011 chromosome 3, B_treatae_v1, whole genome shotgun sequence:
- the LOC117169194 gene encoding uncharacterized protein LOC117169194 — protein MIEITLILLSIGGFLCAPADPDHNQRYLDEENEAEVIIAAEPLRGVDNLQEKSIPIFRLKYPSYVGKNNLQERLQIPLNLRGTGNLHEKGMPRFVLKTSVLNEDYPYSSRYPKNDYENL, from the coding sequence attacGTTGATACTTTTGAGCATTGGTGGTTTTCTTTGCGCCCCTGCAGATCCCGATCATAATCAAAGGTATCTAGATGAAGAAAATGAAGCAGAGGTAATCATTGCAGCAGAACCACTTCGTGGGGTGGATAACCTCCAGGAAAAATCCATTCCCATTTTCAGATTAAAGTATCCAAGCTATGTTGGTAAAAATAATCTCCAGGAAAGATTGCAGATACCTTTAAATCTTCGTGGAACCGGAAATCTTCATGAGAAGGGGATGCCAAGATTCGTCTTGAAAACATCTGTATTGAATGAGGATTATCCTTATTCTTCCAGGTACCCGAAGAACGATTATGAAAATCTTTAG